Proteins encoded in a region of the Clostridium beijerinckii genome:
- a CDS encoding sugar ABC transporter ATP-binding protein, whose amino-acid sequence MSDSNIVLEMKNISKFFPGVRALSNVDFTLRKGEIHTLMGENGAGKSTLIKVLTGVYKIDEGTIILRGKEIKISSTQEAQSHGISTVYQEVNLCPNLSVAENIYIGREPKKNGSIDWKKMNRSAEKLLEERLNLKVDVKKALNNYSVAVQQMVAIARAVDISQGILILDEPTSSLDDKEVKQLFKIMKKFKEEGMSIIFVTHFLDQVYEVSDKLTVLRNGELVGTYDADKLSRIELVSKMIGKDYSEIEKSTRTKKVVNDEQRDNLISTNNFGRSGTINPFNIEIKKGEILGFAGLLGSGRSECARTIFGIDKSTSGNITINGKNYSYIYPQKAIEEGLGFCPEDRKVEGIVGDLTIRENIILALQANRGIFKYLPMKKQQEISQKYIDLLRIKTPSMEQKISNLSGGNQQKVILARWLATEPQLLILDEPTRGIDIGAKGEITELILALAKQGMTILFISSELPEVVKCCDRVIVLRDRNIIGELVGNEIEESNIMKTIAGGAR is encoded by the coding sequence GTGAGTGATTCTAATATAGTTTTAGAGATGAAAAATATTAGTAAGTTCTTTCCGGGTGTTAGAGCACTTTCAAATGTTGATTTTACACTAAGAAAAGGTGAAATCCATACGCTAATGGGAGAAAATGGTGCTGGGAAATCGACATTGATAAAGGTTCTTACAGGTGTTTATAAGATAGATGAAGGAACAATTATATTGAGGGGAAAGGAAATAAAAATATCATCTACTCAGGAAGCTCAGAGTCATGGAATTAGTACTGTTTATCAAGAAGTAAATCTATGTCCAAATCTATCAGTTGCAGAAAATATATATATTGGACGTGAACCTAAGAAAAATGGAAGTATAGATTGGAAGAAAATGAATAGAAGTGCAGAGAAACTATTAGAAGAAAGACTTAATTTAAAGGTAGATGTAAAGAAAGCCTTAAATAATTATTCGGTTGCAGTACAGCAAATGGTAGCAATTGCACGTGCTGTAGATATATCTCAAGGTATATTAATCCTAGATGAACCAACATCAAGTTTAGATGATAAGGAAGTAAAGCAATTATTTAAAATTATGAAAAAATTTAAAGAAGAAGGTATGTCAATAATATTTGTTACTCACTTTTTAGATCAAGTATATGAGGTTTCGGATAAACTTACAGTGCTTAGAAATGGTGAGTTGGTTGGGACATATGATGCAGACAAACTTTCTAGGATAGAATTAGTTTCTAAAATGATTGGTAAAGACTATAGCGAGATAGAAAAAAGTACAAGAACAAAGAAAGTAGTTAATGATGAACAGAGAGATAATTTAATATCAACAAATAATTTTGGAAGGTCTGGAACTATAAATCCATTTAATATAGAAATCAAGAAGGGGGAAATTCTTGGATTCGCAGGACTTCTTGGGTCTGGTAGAAGCGAATGTGCGCGAACAATATTTGGGATAGATAAATCTACTAGTGGAAATATAACTATAAATGGAAAAAACTATTCGTATATTTATCCTCAAAAAGCAATTGAGGAAGGTTTGGGCTTTTGCCCAGAGGACAGAAAAGTTGAAGGAATAGTTGGTGATCTAACAATAAGAGAAAATATAATATTAGCATTGCAAGCTAATAGAGGAATATTTAAATATTTGCCGATGAAAAAACAACAAGAAATTTCACAAAAGTATATAGATTTACTTAGAATCAAAACTCCAAGTATGGAGCAAAAAATAAGTAATTTAAGTGGTGGTAACCAACAAAAGGTAATATTAGCAAGATGGCTCGCAACAGAACCGCAATTATTAATTTTAGATGAACCAACAAGGGGAATTGATATAGGAGCAAAAGGTGAAATAACAGAATTAATATTAGCATTAGCTAAGCAGGGAATGACAATTTTGTTTATTTCGTCAGAGCTACCAGAAGTAGTTAAATGTTGTGACAGAGTAATTGTCCTTAGAGATAGAAATATTATCGGAGAACTAGTTGGAAATGAAATAGAGGAATCTAATATCATGAAAACTATAGCAGGAGGTGCTAGATAA
- a CDS encoding ABC transporter substrate-binding protein, whose protein sequence is MKLKKMMALMASAVLCIGMLSGCGGSGAGGGDAAKTSAANSSSKKIIGFAQVGAESGWRTAETDSIKSIPTLDSNFDLKFSDGQQKQENQIKAIRSFIAQKVDLIALDPVVETGWDTVLKEAKDAKIPVVIVDRKVTVSDDSLYKCFLGSDMVAEGKKAAQILIDQFGKDATLNIAELQGTVGSTAMVGRQQGFNDAIKDCPNYKIIKSQTGDFTRAKGKEVMEAFLKSDGDKINVLWSHNDDMAMGAIQAIEEYGKKPGKDIFIVSVDGIKDIFQAMVDGKANATVECNPLLGPQLLEVAKNILDGKEVERTINSKESQFLQKDAGAELPNRKY, encoded by the coding sequence ATGAAGTTAAAAAAGATGATGGCATTAATGGCGAGTGCTGTATTATGTATTGGCATGCTTTCAGGCTGTGGTGGATCTGGAGCTGGTGGAGGTGATGCGGCAAAGACATCAGCGGCGAATTCATCTAGTAAAAAAATAATTGGATTTGCACAGGTTGGTGCAGAAAGTGGTTGGAGAACAGCAGAAACTGACTCTATAAAATCAATTCCAACATTAGATTCTAACTTTGACTTGAAATTTTCTGATGGACAACAAAAACAAGAAAATCAAATAAAAGCGATAAGATCATTTATTGCACAAAAGGTAGATTTAATTGCTTTAGATCCAGTTGTTGAAACTGGCTGGGATACAGTTCTTAAAGAAGCCAAGGATGCAAAAATTCCAGTAGTAATTGTTGATAGAAAAGTTACAGTTTCAGATGATTCACTTTATAAATGTTTCTTAGGTTCAGACATGGTTGCAGAGGGGAAAAAGGCTGCACAAATATTAATAGATCAATTCGGTAAAGACGCAACACTTAATATAGCAGAGCTTCAAGGAACAGTGGGGTCTACTGCAATGGTTGGAAGACAACAAGGGTTTAATGATGCAATAAAAGATTGTCCTAATTATAAGATAATAAAATCACAAACTGGAGATTTTACTCGTGCTAAAGGTAAAGAAGTTATGGAAGCATTTCTAAAATCAGATGGTGATAAAATAAATGTACTATGGTCTCATAATGATGATATGGCAATGGGAGCTATTCAAGCTATAGAGGAATATGGAAAGAAACCAGGAAAAGATATATTTATAGTTTCAGTTGATGGTATTAAAGATATATTCCAAGCAATGGTTGATGGTAAAGCTAATGCAACTGTTGAATGTAATCCGCTACTTGGACCTCAATTACTTGAAGTTGCTAAAAACATATTAGATGGTAAAGAAGTTGAAAGAACTATAAACTCAAAAGAAAGTCAATTCTTACAAAAAGATGCTGGAGCAGAATTACCAAACAGAAAATATTAA
- a CDS encoding substrate-binding domain-containing protein gives MNNKRKIIYLSIIIVCICGLIIFAIYLYRTNSQKKDTFIIGMSQANLYEPWRISMNKEIQEEAKKHSNIKIIFKDAGGDVEKQKKDIEDLMNFGADLLIVSINNSKELTPTVRKAYESLPVILLDRAVEGYDYTLYIGADTRSIGVQAGELIANLAGNNKANVIEVQGILDSSTDKEITNGFKEAISNSKNIAIDRTIVGNWQKNETEDKLEEILKDDKDVNIIFAHSDYMALGAYYATVSTNSKNIKIIGVDGLEGPQGGIDLVRNGILQGTFTCKTGGKEAVDYAIKILNKKDDIPKKVLLKCNKITKDALSD, from the coding sequence GTGAATAATAAAAGAAAAATTATTTATTTATCTATAATTATAGTTTGTATATGCGGACTGATAATTTTTGCAATCTATTTATATAGGACAAACTCTCAAAAAAAGGATACATTTATAATTGGTATGTCTCAGGCAAACCTATATGAACCATGGAGAATAAGTATGAATAAAGAAATACAGGAAGAAGCCAAGAAACATAGTAATATAAAAATAATTTTTAAGGATGCAGGTGGAGATGTTGAAAAGCAGAAAAAGGATATAGAAGATTTGATGAACTTTGGCGCAGATTTACTAATTGTTTCAATTAATAACTCCAAAGAACTAACACCAACTGTAAGAAAAGCGTATGAATCTTTACCGGTTATATTATTGGATAGAGCTGTTGAGGGATATGATTATACTTTGTATATAGGGGCTGATACAAGATCTATAGGAGTGCAGGCAGGAGAGTTAATTGCTAATTTAGCTGGTAACAACAAGGCTAATGTTATAGAGGTTCAAGGAATATTAGATTCAAGCACAGATAAAGAAATAACTAATGGATTTAAAGAAGCAATTAGTAATTCTAAAAATATTGCTATAGATAGGACCATTGTAGGAAATTGGCAGAAAAATGAAACAGAAGATAAATTAGAGGAAATATTGAAAGATGATAAGGACGTCAATATAATTTTTGCTCACAGTGATTATATGGCACTAGGAGCATATTACGCTACGGTAAGTACTAATTCAAAAAATATTAAAATAATTGGTGTTGATGGATTAGAAGGACCTCAAGGAGGTATAGATCTTGTTAGAAATGGTATATTGCAAGGAACATTTACATGCAAGACTGGAGGAAAAGAAGCTGTAGATTATGCAATAAAAATACTAAACAAGAAAGATGATATTCCTAAAAAAGTATTACTAAAATGCAATAAAATAACTAAAGATGCTTTAAGTGATTAA
- a CDS encoding response regulator transcription factor, producing MWKLVIADDEPKIRRGIENILNWSEFGIEIVGQAEDGEIALEIIKENRPDIILLDINMPFLNGLDLLQKLKEIGNSGIVIIISGYDDFSYAQKALQYNVFDYILKPVSKKNIEEIIIKATNKLIEKGKENNYLEWVKRQLAENKEVLQKTFFSEWFNNKLSDEQVLKEMSFFDIEFGRNIGIMVIKIVEKLNVEVSVRNWSVELLEFAIANILNDGFKDLELKYIFNDDKKNIILVSKINDMGWWISIAKEMQKEIYKYLKCNVLIEQASVFNDVFKIKDEYMKIMNNVNEKKKCSSMVLLAIKYIEDNYYSNELSINYISNKLEVTSSYLSKLLKKETGLSFIDYLTKIRIKKAMYIMEDPAVKIYDVAELVGYSNQHYFCRAFKKVVGVSPTEYKRGK from the coding sequence ATGTGGAAACTAGTTATCGCTGATGACGAGCCTAAAATTAGAAGAGGTATTGAGAATATTTTAAATTGGAGTGAGTTCGGTATTGAGATAGTAGGGCAAGCGGAAGATGGGGAAATTGCATTAGAAATTATTAAAGAAAACAGACCAGATATTATATTATTGGATATAAATATGCCATTCTTAAATGGTTTAGACCTATTACAAAAGCTAAAAGAGATTGGTAATAGTGGGATTGTTATTATAATAAGTGGATATGATGATTTTTCATACGCTCAAAAAGCATTACAGTACAATGTTTTCGATTACATTCTAAAGCCTGTGAGTAAAAAGAACATAGAGGAGATAATAATTAAAGCAACCAATAAACTTATTGAAAAGGGAAAAGAAAACAATTACTTAGAGTGGGTAAAAAGACAATTAGCTGAAAATAAGGAAGTATTACAAAAAACTTTTTTTAGTGAATGGTTTAACAATAAATTAAGTGATGAACAAGTTTTAAAGGAGATGAGTTTTTTTGATATCGAGTTTGGAAGAAACATTGGAATTATGGTTATAAAGATTGTAGAAAAACTTAATGTTGAAGTAAGTGTTAGGAATTGGAGTGTTGAATTATTAGAGTTTGCAATAGCTAATATTTTAAATGATGGATTTAAAGATTTAGAGTTAAAGTATATTTTTAATGATGATAAGAAAAATATAATATTAGTAAGCAAGATAAATGATATGGGATGGTGGATTTCTATTGCAAAAGAAATGCAGAAGGAGATATATAAATATTTAAAGTGTAATGTGTTGATTGAGCAAGCTAGTGTTTTCAATGATGTATTTAAGATAAAAGATGAATATATGAAAATAATGAATAACGTTAATGAAAAAAAGAAGTGCAGTTCTATGGTTTTACTGGCAATAAAGTATATAGAAGATAACTATTATTCAAATGAGCTGAGTATAAATTATATATCAAATAAATTAGAAGTAACATCCTCATATTTAAGTAAATTATTAAAAAAAGAGACGGGATTATCCTTTATTGATTACCTTACTAAAATAAGAATAAAAAAAGCAATGTATATCATGGAGGATCCAGCAGTTAAAATTTATGATGTGGCAGAGTTAGTCGGTTATAGTAATCAACATTATTTTTGTAGAGCTTTTAAAAAAGTAGTTGGAGTTTCACCAACGGAATATAAGAGGGGAAAATAG
- a CDS encoding aldose epimerase family protein: MAIEKNVFGTMPDGKDVYIYTLTNSNEMKVEICTYGGTIVSSLVPNKDGKLIDVMLGYDNLDDYLKGDKFLGALIGRFGNRIQYGKFILNDQEYTLAQNDGENHLHGGLKGFDKVVWDSKIVEDSPNTLELSYFSPDGEEGYPGNLNVKVTYVLTEDNALEINYSATSDKDTVVNLTNHAYFNLSGHSSGDVLNQKLMINADKFTINDKYSIPTGEIKEVAGTPMDFRTLTSIGKNINSDYEQIDFGKGYDHNWVLNTDGCDSSKAAQAVDENSGIVLDVYTTTPGIQFYSGNFLDGSDVGKNKSVYNRRNGFCLETQYFPNSINCSKFKSPILRAGEVYKDKTIYKFSTL, translated from the coding sequence ATGGCAATAGAAAAAAATGTTTTCGGAACAATGCCTGATGGAAAAGATGTTTATATTTATACTTTAACAAACTCTAATGAAATGAAAGTTGAGATTTGTACTTACGGTGGTACAATAGTTTCATCTTTGGTTCCGAATAAGGATGGTAAATTAATTGATGTAATGCTAGGATACGATAATTTAGATGATTATTTAAAAGGAGATAAATTCTTAGGTGCCTTAATAGGACGTTTTGGAAATAGAATTCAATACGGGAAGTTCATCCTTAATGATCAAGAATATACTTTAGCTCAGAATGATGGAGAAAATCATTTACACGGCGGCTTAAAAGGCTTTGATAAAGTAGTATGGGATTCAAAAATAGTTGAAGATTCTCCTAATACATTAGAACTTTCTTATTTTAGCCCAGATGGTGAAGAAGGATATCCTGGTAACCTTAATGTTAAAGTTACTTATGTCCTTACTGAAGATAATGCTCTAGAGATAAATTATAGTGCAACTTCTGATAAAGATACAGTCGTAAATCTTACAAATCATGCTTATTTTAATTTATCTGGTCATTCATCTGGTGACGTTCTTAATCAAAAACTGATGATAAACGCAGATAAGTTTACAATAAACGATAAATATTCAATTCCTACAGGCGAAATAAAAGAAGTAGCTGGAACTCCTATGGATTTTAGAACATTAACTTCTATCGGCAAAAATATAAATAGCGATTATGAACAAATTGATTTTGGAAAAGGATACGATCATAACTGGGTACTAAATACCGATGGATGTGATAGCTCAAAAGCTGCTCAAGCTGTTGATGAAAATTCCGGAATAGTATTGGATGTTTATACAACCACTCCCGGAATTCAATTTTACAGTGGGAACTTCCTTGATGGTTCAGATGTAGGTAAAAATAAATCTGTTTATAATCGTAGAAATGGATTTTGTTTAGAAACTCAATATTTTCCTAACTCTATAAACTGTAGT